In the genome of Pongo pygmaeus isolate AG05252 chromosome 9, NHGRI_mPonPyg2-v2.0_pri, whole genome shotgun sequence, one region contains:
- the LOC129007971 gene encoding T-cell surface glycoprotein CD3 delta chain isoform X2, producing MCMCLPEYTRIYFQPASEVGPCSPYSSSAVWIHFQEVSPFKITVEELEDRVFVNCNTSIMWVEGTVGTLLSDVTRLDLGKRILDPRGIYTCNGTDIYKDKESTVQVHYRMCQSCVELDPATVAGIIVTDVIATLLLALGVFCFAGHETGRLSGAADTQVLLRNDQVYQPLRDRDDAQYSRLGGNWARNK from the exons ATGTGCATGTGTCTCCCTGAGTATACACGCATATACTTCCAACCTGCTTCAGAAGT TGGTCCATGCTCCCCCTATTCCTCATCAGCGGTCTGGATTCATTTCCAGGAAG tgAGCCCTTTCAAGATAACTGTAGAGGAACTTGAGGACAGAGTGTTTGTGAATTGCAATACCAGCATCATGTGGGTAGAGGGAACAGTGGGAACACTGCTCTCAGACGTTACAAGACTGGACCTGGGAAAACGCATCCTGGACCCACGAggaatatatacatgtaatgGGACAGATATATACAAGGACAAAGAATCTACCGTGCAAGTTCATTATCGAA tGTGCCAGAGCTGTGTGGAGCTGGATCCAGCCACCGTGGCTGGCATCATTGTCACTGATGTCATTGCCACTCTGCTCCTTGCTTTGGGAGTCTTCTGCTTTGCTGGACATGAGACTGGAAGGCTGTCTGGGG CTGCCGACACACAAGTTCTGTTGAGGAATGACCAGGTCTATCAG CCCCTCCGAGATCGAGATGATGCTCAGTACAGCCGCCTTGGAGGAAACTGGGCTCGGAACAAGTGA